The Eriocheir sinensis breed Jianghai 21 chromosome 4, ASM2467909v1, whole genome shotgun sequence genome has a segment encoding these proteins:
- the LOC126981111 gene encoding hemocyanin subunit-like yields the protein MRLLALCALGVLCLAAGGSCQDVSNAEKQRDVNEILWKVYEEIRDPHLKELSTTFNPLSGHYDDDGVAVKRLLQELNDHRLLEQHHWFSLFNTRQREEALMLYDVLEHSTDWETFAGNAAYFRARMNEGEFVYALYAAVIHSELTTHVVLPPLYEVTPHLFTNSEVIQEAYKAKMTQKRATIQSHFTGSKSNPEQRVAYFGEDIGMNTHHVTWHLEFPFWWDDSHENHHIERKGENFFWVHHQLTVRFDAERLSNHLDPVDELHWDDVIHEGFDPQAMYKYGGYFPSRPDNVKFEDVDDVADVRDMLLYESRIRDSIAHGYIRDNAGKIVDLRNAHGIDVLGDVIESSTYSPNPQYYGALHNTAHMMLGRQGDPHGKFDLPPGVLEHFETATRDPAFFRLHKYMDNIFREHKDSLPPYTAEELEFEGVNIDSFYVKGNLETYFEDFEYSLVNAVDDTETVDDVEINTYIKRLNHREFSFVADVTNEHNHDVLATVRIFAWPHQDNNGVEYSFDDGRWNAIELDKFWVELHPGHNHLERSSEDSSVTVPDVPSFQFLKDRTEEALDQGRELHLERFESSLGLPNRFLIPKGHSQGLEFDLVVAITDGAADAATDGLHESTTFNHYGYRGAYPDNRPHGYPLDRHVDDERVFENLHNFKHIHVKVYHRD from the exons ATGAGGCTGCTGGCGCTGTGTGCTCTCGGGGTGCTGTGCCTCGCGGCGGGCGGCTCCTGCCAGG ATGTTTCCAACGCTGAAAAGCAGCGTGACGTGAACGAAATCCTGTGGAAGGTGTACGAAGAAATCCGCGACCCCCACCTGAAGGAGCTCTCCACGACCTTCAACCCGCTCTCCGGCCACTATGACGACGATGGTGTCGCCGTGAAGCGTCTTCTCCAGGAGCTCAACGACCACCGCCTGCTGGAGCAGCACCACTGGTTCTCGCTCTTCAACACCCGCCAGCGCGAGGAAGCCCTCATGCTCTACGATGTCCTCGAACACTCCACCGACTGGGAGACCTTCGCCGGCAACGCCGCTTACTTCCGTGCCCGCATGAACGAGGGAGAGTTCGTGTATGCTCTGTACGCTGCCGTCATACATTCTGAGCTCACTACGCACGTGGTCCTGCCGCCCCTCTATGAGGTCACTCCCCACCTCTTCACCAACAGCGAGGTTATCCAGGAAGCTTACAAGGCCAAGATGACACAAAAGCGCGCTACGATCCAGTCCCACTTCACCGGCAGCAAGAGCAACCCTGAGCAGCGCGTGGCCTACTTCGGCGAGGACATCGGCATGAACACCCACCACGTCACCTGGCACTTGGAGTTCCCCTTCTGGTGGGACGACTCCCACGAGAACCACCACATCGAGCGCAAGGGCGAGAACTTCTTCTGGGTCCACCATCAGCTGACTGTCCGCTTCGACGCTGAGCGCCTGTCCAACCACCTTGACCCCGTCGATGAGCTGCACTGGGACGATGTCATCCACGAGGGCTTCGATCCTCAGGCCATGTACAAGTACGGCGGCTACTTCCCCTCTCGCCCAGACAATGTGAAGTTTGAGGATGTCGACGATGTTGCTGATGTTCGTGACATGCTCCTGTACGAATCACGCATTCGTGACTCGATTGCTCACGGCTATATTCGAGACAACGCCGGCAAGATCGTTGACCTGAGGAACGCCCATGGCATCGACGTACTGGGAGACGTCATTGAGTCATCCACGTACAGCCCTAACCCACAGTACTACGGCGCCCTGCACAACACCGCTCACATGATGCTCGGCCGCCAGGGTGACCCCCACGGCAAGTTTGACCTGCCCCCCGGCGTCCTCGAGCACTTCGAGACCGCCACGCGCGACCCTGCCTTCTTCCGCCTCCACAAGTACATGGATAACATCTTCCGGGAACACAAGGACAGCCTTCCTCCCTACACCGCGGAGGAGCTCGAATTTGAAGGGGTCAACATCGACAGCTTCTACGTGAAGGGAAATCTGGAAACCTATTTTGAGGATTTCGAGTACAGCCTCGTGAACGCTGTGGACGACACGGAAACTGTTGATGACGTGGAGATCAACACTTACATCAAGCGTCTGAACCACAGGGAGTTCTCTTTCGTCGCGGACGTCACCAATGAGCATAACCACGATGTGCTTGCCACCGTGCGCATCTTCGCTTGGCCGCACCAGGACAACAACGGTGTCGAGTACTCCTTCGATGATGGTCGCTGGAACGCCATCGAGCTGGACAAATTCTGGGTTGAGC TGCATCCTGGCCATAACCATTTGGAGCGATCGTCCGAAGACTCGTCCGTGACCGTCCCAGATGTCCCAAGCTTCCAGTTCCTTAAGGACAGGACCGAAGAGGCGCTGGACCAGGGCAGGGAGCTCCATCTTGAACGATTCGAGAGCTCCCTCGGCCTGCCAAACAGGTTCCTCATTCCCAAGGGCCACAGCCAAGGTCTTGAATTCGACCTTGTGGTTGCCATCACTGACGGAGCCGCTGACGCTGCCACCGACGGCCTGCACGAGAGCACCACCTTCAACCACTATGGCTACCGCGGCGCCTACCCCGACAACAGACCCCACGGCTACCCCCTGGACCGCCACGTCGACGATGAGCGAGTCTTTGAGAACCTGCACAACTTCAAACATATTCACGTCAAGGTCTACCATCGCGACTAA